The following are encoded together in the Planococcus antarcticus DSM 14505 genome:
- a CDS encoding sigma-54 interaction domain-containing protein, giving the protein MQNVLIIGGGIGGSAILNTLLESDYLHVSGVVDLDLAATAILTAISHSIPVAEDYLNFSKTDIDIVFNVTGSDSLHQELREYFLKKTVIIPGSLANVIVRLLEEKEHFINQLSKESHREKIIFNSIEEGMIGIDNTSHITFINKSAARMLEVKVDETIGRHIHEFISLSELPRIYETGRIELNRELELKNGSKIVTSRFPMIDDNGETIGAFAVFKDITEVVSLAEEITDLKEIQTMLEAIIQSSDDAISVVDEKGNGLLVNPAYTRITGLQMDDVIGQPASADISEGESMHLKALQTRKPVRGVNLKVGPSNREVIVNVAPIIVDNKLKGSVGVIHDTTEIRSLMKELDRARSIIRTLESKYTFDDIIGLSSEMQLSLQQAKLAAQTLVTVLLRGESGTGKELFAHAIHSASERKFNKFVRVSCAALSEELLESELFGYEEGVIPGIKTGEKRGLFEEANNGSIFLDEIGELSSAMQSKLLRVLQEHETLRIGGSKPIPVNVRVIASTNANMEKALLDGKFREDLYYRLNRMPILIPPLRNRKQDIPRIVERLLLKLNQEYGRSVNSISDKALQYLRVYDWPGNVRELENVLSRSMIFMQMNDRQLTEEHIPLNMLRVAEAKNEVVIPSSASLQEQLDTVERGILHRALKQSSGNKSKTAKQMEISLRTLYYKLEKYGLM; this is encoded by the coding sequence TTGCAAAATGTATTGATTATAGGAGGCGGAATCGGGGGCTCTGCTATTTTAAACACTCTATTGGAATCCGATTATCTACATGTGTCCGGTGTGGTTGACTTGGACCTTGCAGCAACAGCAATCCTGACCGCGATATCACACAGTATTCCGGTTGCAGAAGATTACCTGAACTTTAGCAAAACAGACATTGACATCGTTTTTAATGTGACCGGCAGCGATTCCCTTCACCAGGAACTACGAGAATATTTCTTGAAAAAGACCGTCATCATTCCTGGAAGTCTGGCCAACGTAATTGTCCGACTATTAGAAGAGAAAGAACATTTTATCAATCAGCTCAGCAAAGAAAGTCACCGAGAGAAAATTATTTTCAATTCAATAGAAGAAGGTATGATTGGCATCGACAATACTAGTCATATTACTTTTATCAACAAAAGTGCAGCAAGGATGCTAGAAGTGAAAGTAGATGAAACCATCGGCAGGCACATTCACGAGTTTATCTCCCTGAGTGAATTGCCGAGAATCTATGAAACTGGGCGAATTGAACTGAACAGGGAACTGGAGCTTAAAAATGGATCGAAAATTGTCACTTCCCGTTTCCCGATGATAGACGATAATGGAGAAACGATCGGAGCATTTGCGGTGTTTAAAGATATCACTGAAGTGGTATCGCTAGCTGAAGAGATCACAGATCTGAAGGAAATTCAGACGATGTTGGAAGCCATTATCCAATCGAGTGACGATGCGATTTCAGTGGTTGATGAAAAAGGCAATGGCCTACTTGTCAATCCAGCGTATACGCGAATTACCGGCCTGCAGATGGATGATGTCATCGGTCAGCCTGCATCAGCGGATATATCTGAAGGAGAAAGCATGCACTTAAAGGCGCTGCAGACCCGGAAGCCGGTGCGTGGAGTCAATTTGAAAGTCGGGCCGTCGAACCGCGAAGTAATCGTCAATGTCGCGCCGATCATCGTCGACAATAAATTAAAAGGCAGTGTCGGCGTTATCCATGACACGACCGAAATTCGTTCTCTCATGAAAGAGCTTGACCGTGCCCGCAGCATTATCCGGACCTTGGAATCCAAGTACACCTTTGATGACATTATCGGCTTATCGTCCGAAATGCAATTGTCTCTCCAACAGGCGAAACTGGCTGCACAGACTTTGGTCACCGTGCTGTTGCGAGGTGAATCCGGTACCGGCAAAGAGCTTTTTGCACATGCCATCCACAGCGCTAGCGAACGGAAATTCAACAAATTTGTGCGCGTCAGCTGCGCTGCACTTTCCGAAGAACTGCTGGAAAGTGAGCTTTTTGGCTACGAAGAAGGAGTAATACCAGGTATTAAAACCGGAGAAAAACGAGGGCTGTTTGAAGAAGCAAACAACGGCAGCATTTTTTTGGACGAAATCGGCGAATTATCGTCTGCCATGCAAAGCAAATTATTGCGTGTGTTGCAAGAACACGAAACCTTACGCATTGGTGGCAGTAAACCGATTCCTGTCAACGTCCGAGTTATTGCTTCGACAAATGCTAATATGGAAAAAGCCTTGCTGGATGGTAAATTTCGTGAAGACCTCTATTACCGTTTGAATCGGATGCCGATTCTAATCCCGCCATTACGTAACCGCAAGCAGGATATACCAAGAATCGTTGAACGGCTGTTATTGAAATTGAATCAAGAATATGGTCGCAGCGTAAACTCCATTTCTGATAAAGCTCTTCAGTATTTGCGTGTTTATGACTGGCCTGGCAACGTTAGGGAACTGGAGAATGTGCTCAGCCGCTCCATGATTTTCATGCAAATGAATGACAGACAATTGACTGAAGAGCACATCCCTCTAAATATGCTCCGCGTTGCAGAAGCGAAAAATGAAGTGGTCATTCCGTCCTCTGCCTCCTTACAGGAGCAACTGGACACAGTTGAACGGGGAATTCTGCACCGCGCTTTAAAGCAATCTAGCGGTAATAAATCGAAGACAGCAAAGCAGATGGAAATCTCTTTGAGGACACTCTATTACAAATTAGAAAAATACGGACTAATGTAA
- the yqiS gene encoding phosphate butyryltransferase gives MATLNHLIENVPNGSEHTVAVAVATDLAVLEAISMAVSRKMACFRLYDDEPSITIMLREHFPQLLDHPDVLIHHVSSVEMAAERAVKSVFMNESDILMKGQIATAVLLKAVLNPNYGLRTGSVMSHIAAFEVPGFDRLIFVTDAGMNISPDLPQKVQIIQNAVQIARSVGVERPIVAPLAGVEVINPNMQATLDAAALTAMNQRGQIKDCIVDGPFALDNAISVDAAKHKQIAGDNAGKADILLVPTIESGNILYKSLVFFSNAKVGSIIAGAKAPIVLSSRADSAESKLYSLALAICSSLTLGTYIRGN, from the coding sequence ATGGCCACATTAAATCATTTAATCGAAAATGTTCCGAACGGTTCCGAACACACAGTGGCAGTTGCCGTTGCTACCGATTTGGCCGTTTTGGAAGCTATTAGTATGGCTGTCAGCCGGAAAATGGCGTGTTTTCGCCTGTACGACGACGAACCATCAATCACAATAATGCTACGAGAACATTTCCCGCAGCTGCTCGATCATCCTGATGTTCTGATCCATCATGTCAGCAGTGTAGAAATGGCAGCTGAGAGAGCGGTGAAATCCGTGTTCATGAACGAATCTGATATTTTGATGAAAGGTCAGATTGCAACGGCGGTGCTGTTGAAAGCGGTATTGAATCCCAATTATGGCTTAAGAACCGGGTCGGTCATGTCCCATATTGCCGCTTTTGAAGTCCCTGGTTTTGATAGGCTAATATTTGTGACAGATGCAGGCATGAACATCAGTCCTGATTTACCTCAAAAAGTACAAATTATCCAAAATGCTGTTCAGATCGCACGTTCAGTCGGCGTTGAAAGGCCAATTGTTGCGCCTTTAGCAGGAGTGGAAGTAATCAATCCAAACATGCAGGCTACTCTTGACGCTGCGGCATTGACGGCGATGAATCAGCGTGGCCAAATTAAGGATTGTATCGTGGACGGGCCATTTGCCCTGGACAATGCCATATCCGTAGATGCGGCCAAACACAAACAAATAGCGGGCGACAATGCCGGCAAAGCCGATATCCTACTTGTTCCAACTATTGAATCTGGCAATATCCTATATAAATCACTGGTCTTTTTTTCAAATGCAAAAGTCGGCAGTATCATCGCTGGTGCGAAAGCGCCGATTGTCTTGTCATCACGTGCTGACAGTGCCGAAAGTAAACTATATTCATTGGCTTTGGCGATTTGCTCATCGCTAACTTTAGGAACATATATTAGGGGGAATTAG
- a CDS encoding Leu/Phe/Val dehydrogenase, whose amino-acid sequence MEIFNRMEQHDYEQLIFCQDKNSGLKAIICIHDTTLGPALGGTRMWNYATEEEAVEDAIRLGRGMTYKNAAAGLNLGGGKTVIIGDPLKDKNEEMFRAFGRFIQGLNGRYITAEDVGTTVADMDLIHEETDYVTGISPAFGSSGNPSPVTAYGAYIGMKAAALEAFGDDSLEGKTVAVQGVGNVAYPLCEYLHKEGAKLIVTDINQEAVQRAVQAFGAIAVAPNDIYSQEADIFAPCAMGAIINDETIPQLKVKVVAGSANNQLKESHHGDELEARGIVYAPDFVINSGGVINVADELYGYNNERAMKRVETIYDSITKIFEISKRDNVPSYIAADRMAEERIERVRKSRSQFLRNEHNILSRR is encoded by the coding sequence ATGGAAATTTTCAACAGAATGGAACAACACGATTACGAACAATTAATTTTTTGCCAAGATAAAAACTCAGGGCTGAAAGCCATTATTTGTATCCACGACACTACGCTTGGACCGGCACTTGGCGGCACACGCATGTGGAATTATGCAACTGAAGAAGAAGCAGTTGAAGACGCAATCCGCCTTGGACGCGGAATGACATATAAAAACGCTGCAGCCGGACTGAACCTTGGGGGCGGAAAAACGGTTATTATCGGCGATCCACTGAAAGACAAGAACGAAGAGATGTTCCGTGCATTCGGACGTTTCATTCAAGGATTGAACGGGCGCTATATTACTGCTGAGGACGTTGGAACAACAGTGGCAGATATGGACTTGATCCACGAAGAAACGGATTACGTAACAGGCATATCACCAGCCTTCGGTTCTTCAGGCAATCCATCACCAGTCACTGCGTACGGCGCGTATATCGGCATGAAAGCTGCCGCTTTAGAAGCATTCGGCGATGACTCCTTGGAAGGCAAGACAGTAGCTGTACAGGGCGTTGGCAACGTGGCATACCCACTTTGTGAATATCTTCATAAAGAAGGCGCAAAATTGATCGTGACGGATATTAATCAGGAAGCGGTGCAACGTGCAGTCCAAGCATTCGGTGCAATAGCTGTCGCACCAAATGACATCTACTCACAGGAAGCGGATATTTTTGCTCCATGTGCAATGGGCGCTATCATTAACGATGAAACGATTCCACAATTGAAAGTAAAAGTGGTTGCCGGTTCAGCCAACAATCAATTGAAGGAGTCTCACCACGGAGATGAGCTTGAAGCACGCGGCATCGTATATGCTCCTGATTTTGTTATTAACTCCGGTGGCGTCATCAACGTTGCAGATGAATTATACGGCTACAACAACGAACGTGCGATGAAGCGCGTTGAAACAATCTACGACAGCATTACAAAAATCTTTGAAATCTCGAAACGCGATAATGTGCCGAGCTATATTGCTGCAGACCGCATGGCTGAAGAGCGCATCGAACGCGTCCGTAAGTCAAGATCTCAATTCTTAAGAAACGAACATAATATCTTAAGCAGAAGATAA
- the buk gene encoding butyrate kinase → MQKQLNRILVINPATTSTKIGVFDNDILIMEKTIHHSPKNLGGYSSISDQNVFRKNSILEALDEEGMNVSNLAAVCGRGGLLRPIEGGTYAVNDEMMKDLREGYSGQHASNLGGIIAFEIAAGLNIPSFIVDPVVIDEMEPIARISGFSLIERKSIFHALNQKAVARRYVKKTGRSYEDVSLVVAHMGSGITVGVHEGGRVIDVNNGLNGDGPFSPERAGTVPAGDLVDLCFSGQFSRHEVMKKLVRQGGLFAYLETNDVVKVEQRILKGDKKAELIYQAMAYQVAREIGAASAVLKGRVDAIILTGGLAHGKDFVEAITERVSWIADVEIQPGENELQALAEGAVRVLNGEEQVKTYLF, encoded by the coding sequence GTGCAAAAACAGCTGAATCGTATTCTAGTCATTAACCCTGCCACGACTTCGACTAAAATCGGCGTTTTTGACAACGATATCCTAATTATGGAAAAGACCATTCATCATTCACCAAAAAATTTAGGTGGATATTCAAGTATTTCCGACCAAAACGTCTTTAGAAAGAACAGCATTCTTGAAGCTTTGGACGAAGAAGGCATGAATGTTTCCAATTTGGCTGCGGTCTGTGGAAGAGGCGGTTTGCTTCGGCCTATCGAAGGTGGAACTTATGCAGTTAACGACGAGATGATGAAAGATTTGCGAGAAGGGTATTCAGGGCAGCACGCTTCTAATTTGGGAGGCATTATTGCCTTTGAAATTGCGGCTGGCTTGAATATTCCTTCGTTCATCGTCGATCCTGTAGTCATTGATGAAATGGAGCCGATTGCGCGGATATCTGGCTTTTCTTTGATTGAGCGAAAGTCCATTTTCCATGCCCTCAATCAAAAAGCGGTCGCTCGGCGATACGTTAAAAAAACTGGGCGCTCATACGAAGATGTCAGCTTGGTCGTTGCTCATATGGGTAGTGGCATCACAGTCGGAGTCCATGAGGGCGGCCGCGTCATCGATGTCAATAATGGTTTGAACGGTGATGGTCCGTTCAGTCCTGAACGTGCTGGAACTGTACCAGCTGGTGATTTGGTGGACTTATGCTTTTCTGGACAATTCAGCCGACATGAAGTCATGAAGAAACTGGTGAGGCAAGGCGGACTGTTTGCCTACCTGGAAACGAATGATGTAGTAAAGGTGGAACAACGCATTTTGAAAGGCGATAAAAAAGCAGAATTGATTTATCAGGCAATGGCTTATCAAGTCGCCCGAGAAATCGGAGCCGCCAGCGCTGTTTTGAAAGGCCGCGTTGATGCCATCATTCTGACTGGGGGACTCGCTCACGGTAAAGATTTTGTAGAAGCAATTACCGAGCGTGTCAGCTGGATTGCTGATGTAGAGATCCAGCCGGGTGAAAATGAACTCCAAGCTTTGGCCGAGGGTGCTGTGCGTGTATTGAATGGAGAAGAACAAGTTAAAACGTATCTGTTTTAA
- the lpdA gene encoding dihydrolipoyl dehydrogenase: MAQNYDVVILGGGTGGYVAAIRSAQLGLKTAIVERGELGGTCLHRGCIPSKALLRSAEVFATTKNHAADFGVQTGEVSLDFARVQERKQGIVDQLHAGVQGLMKKGKIDVYEGIGRILGPSIFSPNAGTISVEMKNGEENEMLIPNNVIIATGSRPRTLPGLTVDGEFVMSSDEALKMESLPKSILIVGGGVIGIEWASMLNDFGVDVTVIEYADRIIPTEDKDISKEMLKLLKKKGVTFATSAKVMADTLETGENGVTVQAEINGKNESFSAEKMLISVGRQANVENIGIENTDIIVEKGFVQVKKTFQTKESHIYAIGDVIGGLQLAHVASHEGITAIEHIKGNNPHAIDYDLVSRCVYSNPEAASVGITEEQAKENGHDVKVGKFSFKAIGKALVYGESDGFVKIIADKKTNDILGVHMIGPHVTDMISEAGLAMVLDATPWEIAETIHPHPTLSEVMGEAALAVDGKAIHS, translated from the coding sequence ATGGCTCAAAATTATGATGTCGTCATTTTAGGCGGCGGAACGGGTGGTTACGTAGCTGCAATTCGCTCTGCACAGCTGGGTTTGAAGACAGCAATCGTCGAAAGAGGCGAACTTGGCGGTACTTGCTTACATAGAGGCTGCATTCCAAGTAAAGCGTTGCTTCGCAGTGCAGAAGTATTCGCAACGACCAAAAATCACGCGGCTGATTTTGGTGTTCAAACGGGTGAAGTTTCATTGGATTTTGCACGTGTTCAGGAACGTAAACAAGGAATTGTCGATCAATTGCACGCAGGTGTGCAGGGGTTGATGAAAAAAGGTAAGATCGACGTCTATGAAGGTATCGGCCGAATTTTGGGACCGTCTATCTTCTCGCCAAACGCCGGAACCATTTCTGTTGAAATGAAAAATGGAGAAGAGAATGAAATGCTAATTCCGAACAATGTCATCATCGCCACCGGATCACGCCCGCGCACTCTGCCAGGCTTGACGGTTGATGGCGAATTTGTCATGAGTTCAGACGAGGCTTTGAAAATGGAAAGCTTGCCAAAATCGATTTTGATTGTCGGCGGCGGTGTTATCGGAATCGAATGGGCATCAATGCTCAATGATTTTGGCGTCGATGTGACAGTTATTGAATATGCAGACCGTATCATTCCGACGGAAGATAAAGATATATCCAAGGAAATGCTAAAGCTACTGAAGAAAAAAGGCGTCACTTTTGCGACAAGTGCGAAAGTGATGGCGGATACATTGGAAACAGGCGAAAATGGTGTGACGGTTCAAGCAGAAATTAATGGTAAAAACGAAAGTTTTTCTGCGGAAAAAATGCTGATTTCTGTCGGACGTCAAGCGAATGTCGAAAACATCGGCATTGAAAATACGGATATTATTGTCGAAAAAGGCTTTGTTCAAGTAAAAAAAACCTTCCAGACAAAAGAATCACATATATACGCAATTGGTGATGTAATTGGTGGCTTACAATTGGCGCACGTTGCTTCACACGAAGGCATTACGGCCATCGAGCATATTAAAGGCAATAACCCACATGCCATCGATTACGATCTAGTGTCGCGCTGCGTTTATTCCAATCCGGAAGCAGCAAGCGTTGGTATTACAGAAGAACAGGCGAAAGAGAATGGCCACGATGTTAAAGTGGGCAAGTTTTCTTTTAAAGCCATCGGTAAAGCATTGGTGTACGGTGAATCTGATGGTTTTGTCAAAATTATCGCAGACAAAAAAACAAACGATATTCTTGGCGTTCACATGATCGGACCGCATGTTACGGATATGATATCCGAAGCTGGCCTGGCAATGGTATTGGACGCAACTCCATGGGAAATTGCTGAAACGATTCATCCCCATCCAACGCTTTCAGAGGTTATGGGCGAAGCAGCATTGGCAGTTGATGGCAAAGCAATTCATAGTTAA
- a CDS encoding thiamine pyrophosphate-dependent dehydrogenase E1 component subunit alpha, translating to MASKHEEIGLTNDDLLRMYETMLMARRVDERMWLLNRAGKIPFVISCQGQEAAQVGAAFALDNTKDYIAPYYRDIGVVLHFGMTAKDLMLSAFAKAEDPNSGGRQMPGHFGQKSNRILTGSSPVTTQLPHAVGVALAGKMKKKDFITFTTLGEGSSNQGDFHEGMNFAGVHKLPVIIMVENNKYAISVPVERQLACKNVSDRAIGYGMPGVTIDGNDPIEVYKHVKEAADRARRGEGPSLIETVSERMTAHSSDDDHRQYRSADELAAQKSTDPILTFGAYLKENNIMTDEIEKEINDRIMVIVNEATDYAEEAPYAEPEDAMKYVYAEEGGDE from the coding sequence ATGGCTTCTAAACATGAAGAAATTGGCTTAACAAATGATGATTTATTGAGAATGTACGAAACAATGTTGATGGCACGCCGTGTGGATGAACGCATGTGGCTATTGAACCGTGCCGGAAAAATTCCTTTCGTGATTTCATGTCAGGGTCAAGAGGCAGCTCAGGTTGGCGCTGCTTTTGCTCTTGATAACACAAAGGACTATATCGCACCTTATTATCGGGATATCGGGGTGGTCCTTCACTTCGGAATGACGGCAAAAGATTTGATGCTATCAGCTTTCGCTAAAGCGGAAGATCCAAACTCCGGTGGTCGCCAAATGCCTGGTCATTTCGGTCAAAAAAGCAACCGCATCCTGACTGGATCTTCACCCGTTACAACACAATTGCCACACGCAGTGGGTGTCGCTTTAGCAGGGAAGATGAAGAAAAAAGATTTCATCACGTTTACTACTCTTGGTGAAGGATCTTCTAACCAAGGTGATTTCCACGAAGGCATGAACTTTGCCGGCGTTCATAAATTACCTGTTATCATTATGGTTGAAAACAATAAATACGCAATTTCCGTACCAGTTGAACGTCAACTAGCTTGTAAGAATGTTTCGGATCGTGCAATTGGTTACGGTATGCCAGGTGTAACGATTGATGGCAATGACCCAATCGAAGTGTACAAACATGTTAAAGAAGCTGCTGACCGTGCACGTCGCGGGGAAGGCCCGAGCCTAATCGAAACCGTTTCTGAACGAATGACTGCTCACTCTTCAGATGATGACCATCGACAATACCGTTCAGCGGACGAATTAGCAGCACAAAAATCGACAGATCCAATTTTGACATTTGGTGCTTATTTAAAAGAAAACAATATTATGACAGATGAAATTGAAAAAGAAATTAATGATCGCATTATGGTGATCGTCAATGAAGCGACTGATTATGCAGAAGAAGCTCCATACGCAGAACCAGAAGATGCAATGAAATATGTCTATGCCGAAGAAGGAGGAGACGAATAA
- a CDS encoding alpha-ketoacid dehydrogenase subunit beta: MAIMSYIDAITLAMKEEMERDENVFVLGEDVGKKGGVFKATQGLYDQFGEDRVLDTPLAESAIAGVGIGAAMYGLRPIAEMQFADFIMPAINQIISEASRIRYRSNNDWSCPIVFRAPFGGGVHGALYHSQSVEAIFANQPGLKIVIPSTPYDAKGLLKAAIRDEDPVMFFEHKRAYRLIKGEVPEEDYTIEIGKADVKREGEDITVITYGLAVHFALQAAERLAEDGISAHILDLRTIYPLDKEGIIEAAKKTGKVLLVTEDNKEGSIIGEVAAIIAENCLFDLDAPIKRLAGPDIPSMAYAPTMEKFFMINPDKVEKAMRELAEF; the protein is encoded by the coding sequence ATGGCGATTATGTCTTATATTGATGCCATCACGCTTGCCATGAAAGAAGAAATGGAACGTGACGAAAACGTCTTTGTTCTCGGAGAAGATGTCGGTAAAAAAGGCGGTGTCTTTAAAGCGACACAAGGTCTTTACGATCAATTTGGTGAAGACCGCGTCTTAGATACACCACTAGCAGAATCGGCAATTGCCGGTGTTGGAATTGGTGCAGCGATGTATGGGTTGCGCCCGATTGCAGAAATGCAGTTTGCGGACTTCATTATGCCAGCCATCAACCAGATTATTTCAGAAGCATCTCGAATCCGTTACCGTTCAAATAACGATTGGTCATGTCCGATTGTTTTCCGTGCACCATTTGGCGGCGGCGTACACGGCGCTCTTTATCACTCCCAGTCTGTAGAAGCGATCTTCGCGAACCAGCCTGGTTTAAAAATCGTCATTCCGTCAACACCATACGATGCTAAAGGCCTCTTGAAGGCAGCAATCCGCGATGAAGATCCTGTTATGTTCTTTGAACACAAACGCGCTTACCGCCTGATCAAAGGCGAAGTGCCAGAAGAAGATTATACGATTGAAATCGGCAAAGCGGACGTCAAACGCGAAGGCGAAGACATCACCGTCATCACCTACGGTTTAGCAGTTCACTTTGCATTGCAGGCTGCAGAACGCCTGGCGGAAGATGGGATCTCTGCGCACATCCTTGATTTACGTACAATCTATCCACTCGACAAAGAAGGCATCATCGAAGCCGCTAAGAAAACCGGCAAAGTGCTACTGGTCACAGAAGATAATAAAGAAGGAAGCATCATCGGAGAAGTGGCAGCAATCATCGCTGAAAACTGCCTGTTCGATTTGGATGCCCCAATCAAACGTCTTGCTGGGCCTGATATTCCGTCAATGGCCTACGCACCGACCATGGAGAAATTCTTCATGATCAACCCAGACAAAGTAGAAAAAGCAATGAGAGAACTAGCGGAGTTTTAA
- a CDS encoding dihydrolipoamide acetyltransferase family protein produces the protein MAIENIKMPQLGESVTEGTIEKWLVQPGDHVNKYDPLAEVNTDKVTAEVPSSFTGTIKELLASEGETLAVGEIVCTIETEGGDAAPAEEAKPTSGDKETEMPAAGAKPTEKLEGTEGSSQPVKPSGSKGRYSPAVLRLAQDNDIDLTQVEGSGNEGRITRKDLMALIDSGNIPKVGDAPAAQAQTPQKEQPAAQPASAQEAPKAAPAAIESAPGDIEIPVTGVRKAIAANMLKSKHEAPHAWMMIEVDVTNLVQYRDSIKGDFKKKEGFNITYFAFFVKAVSQALKEFPMMNSMWAGDKIIQKKDINISIAVASDSALFVPVIRNSDEKSVKGIGKEVNELAMKARSGKIKSADMQGGTFTVNNTGSFGSVQSMGIINHPQAAIMQVESIVKRPVIMDNGMIAARDMVNLCLSLDHRVLDGLVCGQFLARVKEILENMSKENTSVY, from the coding sequence TTGGCTATTGAAAACATTAAAATGCCTCAGCTGGGCGAAAGTGTTACAGAAGGAACCATTGAAAAATGGCTCGTTCAGCCAGGCGATCATGTCAACAAATACGATCCGCTTGCTGAAGTGAATACAGACAAAGTGACTGCGGAAGTACCTTCATCATTCACTGGAACAATCAAGGAACTGCTTGCTTCAGAAGGTGAAACTTTGGCGGTCGGCGAAATTGTCTGCACCATCGAAACCGAAGGCGGCGACGCTGCACCTGCAGAAGAAGCTAAGCCTACCAGTGGAGACAAAGAGACCGAAATGCCGGCAGCCGGCGCGAAGCCTACGGAAAAACTGGAAGGGACGGAAGGATCTTCCCAGCCTGTCAAACCATCTGGTTCGAAAGGTCGATACTCGCCTGCAGTACTCCGTTTAGCTCAGGATAACGATATTGACCTGACCCAAGTGGAAGGTTCAGGGAACGAAGGGCGCATCACCCGCAAAGATTTGATGGCGTTAATCGACAGTGGCAACATTCCGAAGGTCGGAGACGCTCCAGCAGCTCAGGCTCAGACTCCGCAGAAAGAGCAGCCGGCGGCACAACCTGCATCTGCCCAAGAAGCTCCAAAAGCCGCTCCTGCAGCAATCGAAAGTGCACCTGGTGATATTGAAATTCCGGTCACTGGTGTCCGCAAAGCGATTGCTGCAAATATGCTGAAGAGCAAACACGAAGCACCGCATGCATGGATGATGATTGAAGTGGACGTTACCAACCTGGTCCAATACCGTGATTCCATCAAAGGCGATTTTAAGAAAAAAGAAGGTTTCAATATTACGTATTTTGCTTTCTTCGTCAAAGCCGTTTCACAAGCTTTAAAAGAATTCCCGATGATGAACTCAATGTGGGCTGGAGATAAAATCATTCAGAAAAAAGATATCAACATTTCCATCGCCGTCGCTTCGGATAGTGCATTGTTTGTTCCGGTCATCAGAAATTCTGATGAAAAATCAGTTAAAGGCATCGGTAAAGAAGTTAACGAACTGGCAATGAAAGCACGTTCAGGTAAAATAAAGTCAGCTGACATGCAGGGTGGAACGTTTACTGTTAACAATACCGGATCGTTCGGTTCTGTTCAGTCGATGGGCATTATCAATCATCCACAAGCAGCCATTATGCAAGTAGAATCAATCGTCAAACGTCCAGTCATTATGGATAACGGCATGATTGCTGCACGCGACATGGTTAACCTTTGCCTATCGCTCGATCACCGTGTGCTTGATGGTCTTGTCTGCGGTCAATTCCTGGCTCGTGTCAAAGAAATCCTAGAAAATATGTCAAAAGAAAATACATCTGTTTATTAA